ATTCGCGGCGAGGTCTATATCCGCCGCGAGCACTTTAAGCAGATCAATCAACAGCGTGCCGCTGCTGGCGAACCGTTGTACGCGAATCCCAGGAATTTGGCGGCGGGAACGCTCAAACTCCTTGACCCTGCGTTGGCCGCGCCGCGTCACCTGAATATTTTTACCTACGCGTTATATGGCGCACCGCTGACTACGCAGCAAGAGGCACTGAAACAACTCAAAAAACTGGGCTTTCCGGTCAATCCGTTGTCGTGTGTGTGCCGCAATGCTGACGAGGTGTTTGCTGCCATTCAGGCGATTGCTACGGCACGCTTTACCCTGCCGTACGATATCGATGGCGCGGTGATTAAAGTGAACGAATTTTCCCTGCATCAGGCTTTAGGCACCACGGCTAAAACTCCACGCTATGCTCTTGCCTATAAATATGAAGCGACGCAAGCCAGCACCCGTTTGCAGGCGATTACGTGGCAGGTGGGTCGCACGGGCGTGCTCACTCCGGTGGCCGAGCTTGAGCCGGTTTTGCTCGCTGGCAGCACCATTGCGCGTGCCACATTGCATAATTTGGAAGAGTTGAGCCGCAAAGATATTCGCGTGGGCGACATGGTGTTTCTGGAAAAAGGTGGCGATGTCATTCCAAAGATCGTTGCGCCCATCATTCAGCAGCGCACCGGAATGGAAGTTGCGGTTATACCACCGGAATGTTGTCCCGTATGCTCAGGGAAAATTGCGAAGTCTGACGATCTGGTTGCGCTGTATTGTGTGAATCAACAGTGCCCTGCCCGTGTCAAAGGAACGATTGCTCACTTTGCCAGCCGCGATGCGATGGATATTGAAGGCCTTGGCGAGCGCGCCGTCGAACGATTCTGGGACACAGGGATGATCCGTTCGATCAGTGATATTTATACGGCTGATCTCAGCGAGATTGCGCAACTCGATGGCTACGGCGCAAAGAGCGTTGCCAATCTTGAAGAGGCAATCGAACGTTCCAAGCAGCGTTCGCTTTCACGGTTGCTATTTGCCCTTGGGATTCGTCATGTGGGAAAAAAGACGGCTGAAGTGCTTGCCGAGCGGTATCGCACGCTTGAGGCACTGCTCAACGCAACGCTTGAAGAATTGATCGGTCTGCCCGATATTGGCGAAAAAGTTGCCACAGAGATTACGGCGTATTTGGCGCTGGACGATACCCGTAACCTGATATACAAGCTTATTGCAGCGGGTGTGCAACCTCCGGTGACACCGCAACACGATATGACCCTCGCCGTAACGACACCACTGACGGGCAAGACGGTATTGTTTACCGGTACGCTTTCGCTGCCTCGACGGGAGTTAGAAGAGATGGTGCGTCAACACGGTGGCGTTATCGCTGGCAGTGTCAACCGCAAACTTGACTATTTAGTCTGTGGCGAGAAACCAGGGAGTAAACGGGAAAAAGCCCTTGAACTGCAAATAACGATTTTAGATGAAGAGGAGTTCCTGACACTGTGTGGCAAAAAATAATCACCATCCTTGAAATGATTAAATTTTCGCATACCCTCTTTGCGCTTCCCTTTGCGTTGATGGCCATGCTTGCGGCGGCACAGGGTTTACCAAGCGGCGCGACAATTTTTTGGATTGTGGTGGCAATGGTGGGGGCGCGCAGTGCGGGGATGGCGCTGAATCGGATTATTGATGCCGATATCGATAAAGCGAACCCACGCACCGCCAGTCGCCATTTGCCATCAGGGAAACTATCACACCGTGAAGCGTGGTTCTTTACGCTTGCTTCGCTGCTAATCTTTATTGTGGCGGCCTACATGCTAAACGATCTGGCGTTTAAGCTGAGCCCGGTCGCAGTGGCTTTTCTCGTCCTCTACCCGTACATGAAGCGCTTACACAATACGGCGCACATCATCTTAGGCCTGACATTGGCGATGGCACCGATCGGGGCGACGATTGCGGTGCGCGGCGAAGTTACCCTTTTCAGCATTTTACTCGGGTGTTTTGTGACGCTGTGGGTGGCTGGTTTTGATATTATTTACGCGACACAGGATATCCAGTTTGACCGCAGCCAAGGGTTAAAAAGCATTCCCGCGCGCTATGGTCACGAAAAGTCGCTGGCGATTGCTTCTTCGCTGCATATGTTAGCCTATATCGCCCTCTTTCTGAGTTATATAGCCCTCAGTTTTGCAGGAGTGCTCTATTTAATTGGCATCCTTGTTGTTGGAGGCATGTTGATTTATGAACATCACTTGGCCGGAGCGGCGGAAAACCCTGATGATATTGATACCGCGTTTTTTACCGTCAACAGCTATATTGCCGTGGTGATGTTGGTTGCCATTTGTCTGGACTGGGCGTTTGTGTGGTGAGGTCGAGTCAGCAGCCTGCCCCGACCATTTCAACTTTCGTTAATCCCAATCCACACGCGTCTTCTATGCTCATATTGCCTAAATAGGCTATGATTTCATACGGGCGTGCGGAACTCACCTGTTCCAGTGTAAACCGCAGTGGTTCCAGTGATTCATGGGTAAACCCGTGCCGTAGATCTACTTCTTTGATCCCCTTATTTGAGCGACGCACCCATTTCCATTCTGGTGATTCAAACCGTGAGCGGTCGAGATGTCTTTGCTGAAACTCGCGACATTCGTAGCGCGTTGTCGTTACGGTTGCGGAGAGCTTTTCAAACTTCCCTGTACGTGCAGCAAGCACATGCAACCCTGGTGGCAATGTCCGATTCAGCTTTTCAATGGCCTCAAGCGGGTTGATCTCCTGAATCAGTGAGATATCCATATACTCGGCAAAAGACTCAATCCCCAACCCAAGGGCGTCGCCATAGCTCATCTTCACCCGTTGGTTAAACCCTTGAGTATAGGCAACCGGCAAGCCGGAGCGGATAACGCCGGAGGTAATGGCTTTGACTGTCTCTAAATGGCCAAGAAAGCGCAGTAGTCCCGCTTTTTGGTAACGGATGCGCAGGGTGGTCACGGGTTGCGCCGAGAGCTGATCGGCTGTTGGCGCTGTCAGGAGTTGTTGTGCCGGCGCGACGGCTTTCCAAGGAGCTAGCTTCAGTTCGATTTCCCCTTCGCAGACGCCACACTGTGAGCATGCGGCTAGGCGGCAATCTTCGGTGATGGCGCCACGGGCAGCACGTTCCCATTCGTCCCAAAGGAAATCTTTCGCCAACCGTGCATTGATAGTATCCCAGGGGAGCGTTTCGTCGCGACGGTATTCGCGATGTGCGAACGCTTCGATGGTATACCCAAAAGCGGCAAAAGCCTCCACCCAGCGGGCGTAGATGAAGGATTCATCCCATCCATCGAAACGGCATCCAAGTTCAACCGCTTTGGCTAAAACAGGAGCTAAACGTCTGTCACCACGAGAAAATGCCGCCTCCAGCTGGCTGACGTGCGGGTTGTGGAACTTATACTGGATGGTATATGACGAAAGTTTGTGTTGGAGCAGTTTTTGCTTGGCTTGCAACGAGGCCACCGATTCCATTGGATACCATTGGAACGGTGTGTGTGCTTTGGGCACAAAGCAAGAAACACTGACGGTTACGCGGTTATTGCGACCATATTGGTTTGCGATGTGGCGAATTTTAATCGATAAGTCGGCGATGCCGAGGACGTCTTGTTCGGTTTCAAAGGGGAGCCCGATCATGAAATAGAGTTTCATCCCTTTCCAGCCAGCGCTGAAAACACGGTGCGCAGTTTCGAGCATGTCTTCTTCAGAAATCCCTTTATTGATAATGTCGCGCATCCGTTGCGTGCCAGCTTCAGGAGCAATCGTAAAGGAACTTTTGCGAATCTTTTTTACTTCGGCAATCAGCTCGTCGCTCAACGTTCCGGCACGCAAACTTGGGAGTGAAACCGAGACCCCCTGTGGGGCATATTCGCGCAAAAAGTCGCTTAATAGGCTATCTATTCCCTGATAGTCGGTTGCAGAGAGTGACATGAGGCCAACTTCACTGAGTCCGGTATTGCCCAAGGCGCAACGGGCAAGCTGCATAATATTTTCTGGTGCGCGATCGCGTACGGGTCGGTAGATCATCCCCGCCTGACAAAAGCGGCAACCGCGTGTACAGCCACGCGATATTTCGACGACGGCACGGTTATGAATGGTGTCCATAAAAGGGATAATCGGTGACTCTACTCCGGGTGCATCATTCAGGTTGGTGACAACCGCTTTAGTAACAGCTGTGTATGAAGGATCGAGTGGTGTTATCGTCGTCGATCCGTTGGTATCGAAGGTATGGGAAAATTCATGCGGCAGATAGTAGCCATCATGCTGTTTCATCCAGCGTTGTAGTGAGGGATCGCGCAGCGACGTACCGCTTTGTTTGGCTGCTAACAATTGCTCTAACATTTCTGGAAAAGCCTCTTCCGCATCGCCAATAAACATGAGATCAAAGAATGGTGCTACCGGTTCAGCACTAAAGCAGACTGGCCCACCGGCGATAACGAGCGGCATTTTTGCAGTGCGGTCTTTGGCATAGAGCGGTAGGTTACACAAGCGAAGCATCTGTACTATATTCGAGTAACTCATTTCATATTGGAGGGTAACGGCAATAACGTCGAATTCCGAAAGGGGTGTTTGTGATTCGAGCGAACGGATTTCTTCGTTTTCCAGCACAAGGAATTTTTCCATATCGTGCCATGGCGAGTAGCAGCGTTCCGCAATGACATTGGGTAAGGCGTTGCCAATCGCGTAAAGTATTTTTAATCCGAGGTGGCTCATACCAACTTCGTACACATCGGGAAAGAAAAGGGCAATGCGGAGTTGCTTTCCAGTATAGGGTTTGTGGATGGCACCGAGTTCTCCGCCGGTGTAACGGGTTGGCTTTTGGACGCGTGAGAGAAAAGTATGTAATTTCACAGGAACTCCAGTTGAACTTTTGGCAACACGTAGACGTGTGCAGAAATCTATTGTGCGAGTGTCGGTTGCAGTCCCGTTTCGGGTGACCACTTTTGGGCGATGCACTCCGCAATCGGCAAATCGCTGGGGAGCGTAATTTTTATATTATAGGGGGTTCCGGCAACCAGTGCGACCGGGATTCCACAGGCTTCCAGTGCCGAAGCATCGTCGGTGATGGTACGTGAAGCACAAGACCGCATCGCTCCGCGCAATGTTGCGAGGTCAAAGGCTTGCGGCGTTTGTGCTAGGTAGACGGTTGCACGGGGGATGGTACGTGCGACGGTGGCACTATCAGTGCTTACTTTGACGGTTTCCTTCGCCGATACCGCAACGATGGCGCCACGGTGTGTCTGCAAGGCATGGTCTAATGCTTCCACCATCGAGCGCGTAAGAAAAGGACGTACCCCATCGTGAATATACACATGGGCGTGTTCGTGGGTGATTGCCTCTAAGGCATTCCGTACGGAATCGCTTCGCTCGGTCCCACTCGTAGCATGGAAACATGGTATCGCAATCGAATGCACAGCAAGGATTGCCTGAAGCATATCGCTATCCTCAGGTCGGCTAACGATAATGATCTCATCAAAAAAGTTAAGGGCAAGCGTGTGGCGTAGCGTCCAAGCGAAAATCGGTTGACCATTGAGTTCAAGGTACTGTTTCGGAACCGACCCGCCCATCCGTTGCCCGACACCACCTACCAATAACACACCAATGCGCGGTAGTTTCATACGAGTTCTGGAAGGCCTGTGGTGGCGGAATAGATTTTTTTAGAGAGAAGTAGCGAGCAAATAGAGTCGGCACAATGGGCATAGAGCAGTGCCTCGCCGAGATCTTTGCCGATGGCAAAAACCCCATGCGAACGGACAATCATGGCTGGCGCGTGTTGCAGCGCTCCAGCAACCCCATGCGCCATTTCTGTGGATCCAATCGGGTTTTCAAAGCGGCAGACAGGAATGTGTGGCAAGTAGTATTTTCCTTCGGCATCTTCGGGGATGATGATATCAAAGAATGATGACAATACGGTTGCCGCATGGGAGTGGATATGAATAATCGCTTTGGCTAACGGGTTCTGGCGATATATTTCAAGATGAACCGGCAGTTCACGCGATGGTTCGGGCTGATCATGATCGCGGTGAATTTCGGCGTTCTGTACCGAAAGATGGACGATATCACTTTCGGTAAGGTGCCCAAGCATTGCTCCAGAACGGGTAATGACATACCGCTCACCCGTATCGCGACGATAGGAAATATTGCCTGAATGGGCCGAGTTGAGCGAATGTTCGTAGGTGATTCTTCCGGCTAAAATCAGGTTAGCGATGGAGTTTTGCATGTGCGAGTATCCCGTTACATCCGTCTTCAAGTATATCAAGTACCTCTTCAAAGCCTTTAGCGCCGCCGTAGTAGGGGTCAGGGACTTCGCCGGGGTGCGTGCTCTGGCAGAAGTCGACAAAACGGAAAATCTTCGTCCGCTCTTGTTCATTTGCTGCCATCCGGTACAGTGCTTGTTGGTTAGCATCATCCATCGCGATAATCATATCAAAAGAACGCAAATCATCTTTGGTGACTTGACGCGAAATGCTTGTAACGTGATAGCCGCGTTGTGCGGCAGCTCTTTGACTACGAATATCAGCGGGTTCACCTGCATGCGCCGCCGATGTACCCGCGGAATCGCAGAGAAATCTTTCTGAAAGCCCTGTTTTTTGAATGAGGCGTTGCATGACCGCTTCGGCACTGGGAGAACGGCAGATGTTGCCTAAACAGACAAAGAGCAAAGCGAACTTTGGTTGAGCGTTCACTGGAGTGTTACGCATCATGTTAGTTTGTCGCGAGCGCTTCGCGAGTTTCGTGCATAAGGTTATCAATAATTTTTTGTACCGGAAGAATATCTTTGATTTTATAGACATTTTTTCCGGCAAAGACGATCCCATTTTCAATATCACCATTGCGAGCTTTGAGTAGCGCATCAAGAATGCAGAAAGAGTGGGAGCAACTTTTCAAGCAGGAGACACACCGTTCTACTTTCATGTTTCCTTTGCGGATGAACTCGGTCAGAAACGGTGTCAAGATAGCGCGGCCTGGGTAGCCGACTGGACTGAGGAAGGTGACGATATCTTCTTCGCGAGCATTCAAGTACGCTTGCTTGTAGCGGTCATGCACATCGCATTCATCACTGAGCACAAAACGGGTTCCGAGTTGTACCCCATCGGCACCAAGGCGAAACATATCGGCCATCCCTTTGCCGTCAATCAGCCCGCCGGCTGCGATCACGGGGATTTTTAGCGTTTGCTTGATTTCCGCAAAAATCTCACTCAGGGGCTGATCGGTTCCAAGATGGCCAGCCGCTTCGCCACTTTCGACGATAACCGCTTTCGCACCCATTTTCTCGATAAACTCACCGACTCGGGCGCTAGAAATAACGGGAACAATCTCGACATTCGCATCTTGACCCATCTTAAAGAGTTGTTTCGAGATGCCAGCTCCGGCAATGATCATGTCGACTTTTGCTTCAAAAGACGCTTTCACCAAATCCATAAAATGGTTTGCCGCGACCATGATGTTAACGCCGATAATGCCAGAGGTGAGTTTCTTGGCTTCAACGATCATATTGTGTAATTTTTCCGGCTCAACGCCAGTTCCCCCGATAACGCCAATACCACCAGCATTGGCGACGGCTGAGGCTAACGAAGGATTTGACACTAAAACAGACATTCCCCCCTGAATGATGGGGACTTTCGGTTGATGTTTACCAATGGTGAGTTGAGGGATGGTTGTCAAAATTTATCCTTATTCATTCGCTTGTAAATGCGGATTTTTCGATAAATAAAAAGCGAGTCCTTCCAGTTCTACACTGAAATCAACGTATTTAACCTTGACCGTATCAGGAAGTTTGAGACGTACAGGAGTAAAGTTTAAAAGTCCATTAATGCCGCAGGAAACTAAGTGGTTGGCAACTTGCTGTGCTGCTTCTGACGTTACGGTCATAATGGCAACGTTGACTTTGTGGTCTTTGATAGCCTTTTCGAGGTCTGCTTCGGTTGTCACGCCGACAATAGTTGAGGGAAGATCACGCAGTTTCGCGGGATCTTTGTCGTATACTACCGTAATATTGAATCCCGATTTGCGAAATCCTTGGTATGTTATAAGGGCATGTCCGAGGTTTCCTGCCCCTACTAAAACAACATTCCATGATCCTTTCACGCCAAGGATTTGTTGGATTTGCAATTTGAGGTCGGTAACGTAATAGCCAACGCCACGCACACCCATCTCGCCGAAATAGGCTAAATCTTTGCGAATTTGCGCTGACTTAAAGCCGCAAAGTGTTTCAAGGATATCGCTAGAAACTACTTCAGTGCCCTGTAGCTCAAGGGAGTCCAGTAATCGCATGTAGATAGAAAGACGGCGTATTGTCGCTTCAGGTATCTTCATTGGTGTACCCCTCTCGGTAAGTGCTTGTGAAAAAAGCGGCAGTGCGTACACACTACCGCTTTTGATTGATCGAACGATTGTTCCGGTACTGATTAACCGACGTACGGGTTAGCGAAGAGAAGAATCAACGCAACAACCAGTGCATAAATAGCCAGAGATTCAATCATCGCAAGACCGATGATCATGGTCGTCATGATTTTACCTGAGGCATTTGGATTGCGAGAAATCCCTTCAGTAGCACCACGGATTGCAGAACCCATGCCGATACCGGTACCGAATGCAGCCAGACCCATGCCGATACCGGCAGCGATCATGATTGCGGCGAGAACAGTACTGTTGACGCCCGTAGAACCTTCAGCTGCAAGTGCGGCTGTAGAGGCGATGGCCACCAACGCTACTGCCATAAAAATACGCTTCATCATGTACAAAAATCCTCCTTACAAAAACGTTCTATTGCAAAGCAATGCTGGCAATACCAAAGTTTAGTGAGCATCTTCCATAGCACTGGTGAGGTATACCATGGTCAGCAAGCAGAAGACAACCGTTTGAATGAGAGAGACAAAAATCCCCATTCCCATAATGACCGCAGGCACAAGATATGCCACGAGGCTCATGATAACGATCAGGACAATTTCATGTCCCTGAATATTTCCGAACAGACGCAGAGTGAGCGATACGGGGCGGGTTAAGTGCCCAACTATTTCAATAGGCATCATGAGAGGTGCAATCCAAGGTACTGGGCCAGCAAAGTGCTTGATATAGTTGACAACACCTTGCGTTTTTACTCCATACACGTGGGTAAGTACGAAAACAATAATAGCTAATGAAGCGGTAGTGTTAATGCCTGCGGTTGGCGAGTGGAAACCTGGGATTAAACCAAGGAGGTTGCAGGTAAGAATATAGAATGCAAAGGCGCTAATCAATGGAACGAAATGATGGCCATGATGACCCATGTTGCCGACAACAGCGTTGCGGATAAATTCGACGATAGCTTCAAAAAAGTTCTGCATGCCTCGCGGCACTTCCTGGATACGGCTTGTGGCCATTTTGCCTGCGATGAGTATAATTGCCATGGCGATCCATGAATAAATTACGTCTGGCGTTAACCATGTGCCATTGCCGTTTAGGAAAAAATACGGATGCATGCGAAAAATCCCCCTGACTCTTTTTTCTTATGTCGCGCCATAAGCGCTCTCATCGTAATTCCTTATGAAGTAGACCGTCGCTCAATCCAGACGACCCAAAGGCATAATGTAGCAATACTGCTTGCGAGGCCGACGCAAATCCACCAGATAGAGAACCATCCAGAAGAGATTGCAAGCGCTATCACAATAGCGGCGACAATATAGCGCGCGTAGAAGCGCCTGACAAGAACTTTTACCGCAAAAGCGAGCGATTCGTTCAATAAATTTTCTGCGACACCAACGCGTATCTGTCGCAAACTATAGACAGAAAGCAGTGAACCGAGCGCGAACCCAAGTCCATAGCGAACATCTAATAGTGACAGTGCTCCTCCAAGCACAAATGCCACTGCGCTAGTGAACCACTCTATACTCCGTATCCGTTCAGTTGTCATTTTTACGATCCTGAGTCGGGGGCTCATCGCCCATGCCACCATACCGCTTGGCCATAATCCATACATTGCGAAAGCCAGCGATAAGACCGTAAATCAGGCCGACAATTTTCCCCCATGGGTGCCAATCAAACCAGATATCGACCATGTACCCCAGCCATACGAAAATCCCAAAGGCGAGGATAAACGCAATGCCAATAGAACTCGCATTCGCAATCTGGCGCATCAAACTGGCATTATCATTCTGAGAAATACAATTCACCGTACCCTAAGAGAGATTATAGCGAACGAATCGCACTTTCAAACGCTTCAAGCGTGCATTCGCAATCGCGATCACTGTGAGCGGCGCTTACAAAGCAGGCCTCAAATTGGCTGGCAGGCAGATAAATGCCATCTTGCAACATAGACCGGAAATATTTCCCGAAGCGTTCGGTGTCGCTGGTGACTGCGTCTGCAAAGCTATTGACAGCAGGAGCCTCTGTAAAGAAGATGGTGAACATACTGCCAAGGCGGTTTACGACATGGGGAATGCCGACTTCCTTCAATATGACTTCCATTCCGCCGACAAGGCTGGCGGCGCGAGTTTCTAGCTTATCGTAAAATCCTTCTTGGTTCAGCACGTGCAGCGTTTCGATCCCAGCGCGCATCGCCAGCGGATTCCCGGAGAGTGTTCCCGCCTGATAAATTGGCCCTGATGGACTAATCATTGCCATAATTTCCTTTTTGCCGCCATATGCGCCGACTGGCAAGCCGCCGCCAATGATTTTGCCAAATGTCGAGAGGTCTGGATCAACATCGGTATAAATCCCTTGCGCGCCAGCCGCCGATAAGCGGAACCCAGTCATTACTTCGTCAAAAATCAGCAATGCGCCGTACTCGCGGCAGAGTTTTTTGAGTCCACTCAGGAATCCTGCTTGTGGAAGTACCAAGCCCATGTTACCGGGGACTGGTTCAATAATGACCGCGGCAATCCCTTGATCATTCGCTTCAAATAGTTCGCGCACCGACTCAAGGTCATTGTAGCGTGCGACCAGAGTATTGCTGGCGTACCCCGCGGGAACACCGGGCGAGGTTGGTACACCAAAGGTTAATGCGCCACTGCCTGCCTTTACCAATAACCCGTCAGAGTGGCCATGGTAGCATCCTTCAAATTTGATGATTTTGTCGCGTTTTGTATAACCACGTGCCAAACGGATAGCGCTCATCGTCGCTTCCGTTCCACTGCTGACCATCCGTACCATTTCCACTGATGGCACCATCTGGCATACCATTTTTGCCAAATCAACTTCGAGTTCGGTTGGTGCACCAAAACTGCACCCTTTTACGAGTTGCTGCAAAAGCGCTTCGGTCACAGTGGGGTAGCCGTGACCTAAAATCATCGGCCCCCATGAGCCAACGTAATCGATATATTCGTTCCCATCGGCATCTTTGATTTTCGAACCATACGCCGCACTGATAAAGACGGGATCGGTGCCGACCGAGGCAAACGCCCGAACCGGCGAGTTCACACCACCGGGAATATATTGGAGTGCTTCAGCAAAAAGTTCTTTTGATTTCATTGATTCACCTCGTAGAAATATCGTTTGGGTATATAAACCTTGATGCTTGAAATGGGGTGTACTATATAGAGGCGGTTGAGAAATGCAAAGGAGAATTGCCCGTGGCGTTCCTGAAAAAATTATTTGGCCGCAAAGAATCCTCAGAAAAAACGATTCCCGATGAACCTATGGTTCAACAAGAAACGGTAGATGAAATACTTACGGAAGAGGTCGCTGCTATCCCTGCGACAGAAGTTCCTGAAAGTGAAACAGATCTGGACGCAACCACCAACGCTCAGGCTGTTACCAGCGAACGCGAGAGTGAACCAAGCGAGAGTGAACCAGTGGTTCCACCATCCATACCGGAGCTGGAATCAACGGACGTGTCGTCCATGGAAAAGCCAGCACGCAGCGGTTTCTTTTCGCGCCTTAAAGAGCGACTGTCGAAAACGTCAACACAATTGCTGGGGAAACTAGAAACTGCATTTTTAGGGAAGAAGGTGATCGACGAAGATCTCCTCGAAGAAATTGAAGAGATCTTTTTGAGTGCAGATATCGGCGTAAAAACGACAACAAAAATTATCGACCGCGTCCGCGAGAGCGTCAAGCGCAGTGCCCTGAAACATCCCGACGAATTGAAAGAATTCCTCCGCCAAGAAATTCTGCGTGTGATCACGCTGCCGGAACCGCCTCGTCAGGTCGAGCCACCTGTCAAAGTTGTGCTGGTGATCGGTGTGAATGGTTCGGGAAAAACCACCAGCATTGGCAAGTTGGCACACTATTACACGCAACAGGGGAAAAAGGTGATACTCGCTGCTGCTGATACCTTCCGCGCCGCTGCCATAGAGCAGTTGGTGATGTGGGGTGAGCGGACGGGTGTCGACGTTATTCATCACCAACATGGCTCAGATCCATCAGCCGTCGCGTATGATGCCACTAAAGCGGCGCTCAGCCGTCGCGCCGACCTTTTGCTGATCGACACCGCTGGACGGCTGCACAACAAAAGCAATCTGATGGACGAATTGCGCAAAATCAATCGTATCCTGTCGCGTGACATTCCTGACGCTCCGCACGAAACATGGCTCGTGCTCGACGGCACCAGCGGTCAGAACGCGCTGATTCAGGCACGTCAATTTATTCAGACGGTTCCGATTACCGGATTCATACTGACCAAGCTCGACAGTACCTCCAAAGGTGGCACTATCATCGGCATTATTGAGGAACTGAAATTGCCAGTGAAGTTTATTGGTATTGGCGAAAAAGCCGAAGACCTTCGCCCCTTTGATCCGCAGGATTTTGTCGACGCTATATTTCACGCCAATAAGGAAAACACCCATGTTTGAACTCAAAGTAACCAGTGAATTTGCCAGCGCCCATAACTTGCGCTACTACGATGGAAATTGCGAGAACCTGCATGGCCACAACTGGCAGGTTTTTCTCTATGTACGCGGTGAAACTTTGCAACCAAAGACGGAAATGCTGGTTGACTTTAAGGTGCTAAAACACGAATTGCGCGCGATCATGAAGCACCTTGACCATACCTATCTCAACGAGCTTGCCCCCTTTGATCAAGTGAAC
This sequence is a window from Chrysiogenes arsenatis DSM 11915. Protein-coding genes within it:
- a CDS encoding NAD(P)H-dependent flavin oxidoreductase, whose protein sequence is MTTIPQLTIGKHQPKVPIIQGGMSVLVSNPSLASAVANAGGIGVIGGTGVEPEKLHNMIVEAKKLTSGIIGVNIMVAANHFMDLVKASFEAKVDMIIAGAGISKQLFKMGQDANVEIVPVISSARVGEFIEKMGAKAVIVESGEAAGHLGTDQPLSEIFAEIKQTLKIPVIAAGGLIDGKGMADMFRLGADGVQLGTRFVLSDECDVHDRYKQAYLNAREEDIVTFLSPVGYPGRAILTPFLTEFIRKGNMKVERCVSCLKSCSHSFCILDALLKARNGDIENGIVFAGKNVYKIKDILPVQKIIDNLMHETREALATN
- a CDS encoding redox-sensing transcriptional repressor Rex; translation: MKIPEATIRRLSIYMRLLDSLELQGTEVVSSDILETLCGFKSAQIRKDLAYFGEMGVRGVGYYVTDLKLQIQQILGVKGSWNVVLVGAGNLGHALITYQGFRKSGFNITVVYDKDPAKLRDLPSTIVGVTTEADLEKAIKDHKVNVAIMTVTSEAAQQVANHLVSCGINGLLNFTPVRLKLPDTVKVKYVDFSVELEGLAFYLSKNPHLQANE
- the atpE gene encoding ATP synthase F0 subunit C, with translation MIAAGIGMGLAAFGTGIGMGSAIRGATEGISRNPNASGKIMTTMIIGLAMIESLAIYALVVALILLFANPYVG
- the atpB gene encoding F0F1 ATP synthase subunit A; translated protein: MHPYFFLNGNGTWLTPDVIYSWIAMAIILIAGKMATSRIQEVPRGMQNFFEAIVEFIRNAVVGNMGHHGHHFVPLISAFAFYILTCNLLGLIPGFHSPTAGINTTASLAIIVFVLTHVYGVKTQGVVNYIKHFAGPVPWIAPLMMPIEIVGHLTRPVSLTLRLFGNIQGHEIVLIVIMSLVAYLVPAVIMGMGIFVSLIQTVVFCLLTMVYLTSAMEDAH
- a CDS encoding AtpZ/AtpI family protein, encoding MRQIANASSIGIAFILAFGIFVWLGYMVDIWFDWHPWGKIVGLIYGLIAGFRNVWIMAKRYGGMGDEPPTQDRKNDN
- the hemL gene encoding glutamate-1-semialdehyde 2,1-aminomutase; its protein translation is MKSKELFAEALQYIPGGVNSPVRAFASVGTDPVFISAAYGSKIKDADGNEYIDYVGSWGPMILGHGYPTVTEALLQQLVKGCSFGAPTELEVDLAKMVCQMVPSVEMVRMVSSGTEATMSAIRLARGYTKRDKIIKFEGCYHGHSDGLLVKAGSGALTFGVPTSPGVPAGYASNTLVARYNDLESVRELFEANDQGIAAVIIEPVPGNMGLVLPQAGFLSGLKKLCREYGALLIFDEVMTGFRLSAAGAQGIYTDVDPDLSTFGKIIGGGLPVGAYGGKKEIMAMISPSGPIYQAGTLSGNPLAMRAGIETLHVLNQEGFYDKLETRAASLVGGMEVILKEVGIPHVVNRLGSMFTIFFTEAPAVNSFADAVTSDTERFGKYFRSMLQDGIYLPASQFEACFVSAAHSDRDCECTLEAFESAIRSL
- the ftsY gene encoding signal recognition particle-docking protein FtsY produces the protein MAFLKKLFGRKESSEKTIPDEPMVQQETVDEILTEEVAAIPATEVPESETDLDATTNAQAVTSERESEPSESEPVVPPSIPELESTDVSSMEKPARSGFFSRLKERLSKTSTQLLGKLETAFLGKKVIDEDLLEEIEEIFLSADIGVKTTTKIIDRVRESVKRSALKHPDELKEFLRQEILRVITLPEPPRQVEPPVKVVLVIGVNGSGKTTSIGKLAHYYTQQGKKVILAAADTFRAAAIEQLVMWGERTGVDVIHHQHGSDPSAVAYDATKAALSRRADLLLIDTAGRLHNKSNLMDELRKINRILSRDIPDAPHETWLVLDGTSGQNALIQARQFIQTVPITGFILTKLDSTSKGGTIIGIIEELKLPVKFIGIGEKAEDLRPFDPQDFVDAIFHANKENTHV
- the queD gene encoding 6-carboxytetrahydropterin synthase QueD produces the protein MFELKVTSEFASAHNLRYYDGNCENLHGHNWQVFLYVRGETLQPKTEMLVDFKVLKHELRAIMKHLDHTYLNELAPFDQVNPTSENLARYIFQQMSQALLDHAIDNAYVYKVEVYETPTASASYMETP